A DNA window from candidate division KSB1 bacterium contains the following coding sequences:
- a CDS encoding DUF350 domain-containing protein, giving the protein MRTWVGALSLAFVQLVIRAVAYLAAVSATLWLFSKITGLDVREEIGSKRNIGFAILLTGVLLGLAYVMATV; this is encoded by the coding sequence TGGGCGCATTATCCCTGGCGTTCGTACAGTTGGTAATACGGGCTGTAGCGTACCTGGCCGCCGTGTCTGCCACCTTGTGGCTTTTTTCCAAGATCACAGGGCTCGATGTGCGTGAGGAAATCGGGTCCAAGCGCAACATCGGGTTCGCGATCCTGCTGACGGGGGTACTCCTTGGCCTGGCTTACGTCATGGCCACGGTTTGA